A genome region from Alkalimarinus coralli includes the following:
- a CDS encoding YggS family pyridoxal phosphate-dependent enzyme: protein MERNPASNQLQDSHSISLNNVMISIADNVKNVSQRIQKATKEAARSENSVQLLAVSKTRSAEALKTAIEAGLTQFGENYLQEALTKISALADYPLTWHFIGPIQSNKTRAIAENFDWIHSVDRLKIAQRLSAQRPNDKAPLNICIQVNINDEHSKSGIHLSELASLSKAISDLPNIKLRGLMTIPASSQDEPALRDSFKAMAHAFETLKQQHADIDTLSMGMSGDIEAAIAEGSTMVRVGTALFGSREKTDKTIR from the coding sequence TTGGAACGCAATCCAGCCAGCAATCAACTGCAAGATTCTCACTCTATCTCATTGAATAACGTAATGATCAGCATAGCAGACAACGTAAAAAACGTAAGCCAGCGCATACAAAAAGCAACAAAAGAAGCTGCCCGAAGCGAAAACAGCGTTCAATTATTAGCCGTCAGCAAAACCCGCAGTGCAGAGGCGCTGAAAACGGCTATCGAAGCAGGCCTGACACAGTTTGGTGAAAATTATCTGCAAGAGGCCCTGACCAAAATAAGTGCGTTAGCTGACTACCCGCTGACCTGGCATTTCATCGGGCCGATTCAATCAAATAAAACCCGCGCAATTGCTGAAAATTTTGACTGGATACACAGTGTTGACCGTTTAAAAATCGCCCAGCGGTTAAGTGCTCAGCGACCAAACGACAAAGCGCCTCTCAATATTTGTATTCAAGTCAATATAAACGACGAACATTCCAAATCAGGCATTCACTTGAGCGAGCTTGCGTCGCTCAGCAAAGCCATTTCAGATTTGCCTAATATAAAGCTGAGAGGTCTAATGACTATCCCAGCGTCTTCCCAAGACGAACCTGCACTAAGAGACAGCTTTAAAGCGATGGCTCATGCCTTTGAGACGCTAAAACAACAGCACGCTGACATCGACACGCTTTCAATGGGCATGTCTGGCGATATTGAGGCAGCCATTGCGGAAGGGTCAACCATGGTGAGAGTAGGTACCGCGCTATTTGGGTCGCGAGAAAAAACCGACAAAACAATAAGGTAG
- the polA gene encoding DNA polymerase I, translating to MSKAQINKPVLLVDGSSYLFRAFHALPPLITSKGQPTGAIKGVINMIRRLQSDYPESKIIIIFDAKGKNFRHELYDQYKANRPPMPEDLRGQIEPIHEIIKAMGLPLVIIPDVEADDVIGTLATQATNKGIDTIISTGDKDMAQLVSQHVTLMNTMTNTYMDQQGVKEKFGVSPEQIIDYLALVGDSVDNIPGVPKCGPKTAVKWLTEHGTLEGVMNNADTVKGKIGENLRNSLELLPLSYKLATIHTDVELEQGLEEIEHNSVDNEKLLSLFKEYEFKGWVSQLENGVDSAQSTSAQSASGEQPSESEPAVATDYETVLTQSALDSWLKKLSEAELFAFDTETTSLNYMKAQVVGVSFSVVPGEAAYVPLAHDYMGAPEQLNRDSVLEALKPILEDSNKAKVGQNLKYDMNVLANHGIRLQGIAEDTMLESYVVNSVSTRHDMDSLAKKYLDHNTIHFEDIAGKGAKQLTFNAIEIEKAAPYAAEDADITLRLHHKLAKELNETPSLQPVYRDIELPLVSILSDIERDGARVDAHLLGCQSKELEERLLQLEREAFDLAGEEFNLSSPKQLQTIFFEKLELPVIKKTPKGQPSTAEPVLQELALDYPLPKVILEYRGLSKLKSTYTDKLPLQINPSTGRIHTSYHQAVTATGRLSSSDPNLQNIPIRTEEGRRVRQAFVAPEGYKLVAADYSQIELRIMAHLSQDDGLLSAFSNGLDVHKATAAEVFGVTTEAVTTDQRRSAKAINFGLIYGMSAFGLARQIKVDRKTAQGYIDRYFERYPGVLDYMDRVRKQAHDDEYVETIFGRRLYLPEINANNKMRQQAAERTAINAPMQGTAADIIKKAMISVSQWLAESSLDARMIMQVHDELVLEVREDLVNEVTAGLKEKMESAANLDVPLLVETGVGDNWDEAH from the coding sequence ATGAGTAAAGCGCAAATCAACAAACCGGTTCTATTGGTCGATGGCTCTTCCTATCTGTTTCGCGCATTTCACGCGCTTCCTCCTCTGATTACCTCAAAAGGGCAGCCAACCGGCGCAATCAAAGGTGTTATTAATATGATCCGGCGGCTCCAGTCGGACTACCCGGAATCAAAGATTATTATCATCTTTGACGCCAAGGGGAAAAATTTCCGGCATGAGCTCTATGACCAATACAAAGCAAACAGGCCCCCCATGCCTGAAGACTTAAGAGGCCAAATTGAGCCTATTCACGAGATCATCAAAGCCATGGGTCTACCGCTGGTCATAATTCCCGATGTTGAAGCTGACGATGTCATCGGCACTTTAGCGACCCAAGCGACGAATAAGGGCATAGACACCATTATCTCAACCGGCGATAAAGATATGGCCCAACTCGTGAGTCAGCACGTCACGCTGATGAACACGATGACAAACACCTATATGGATCAGCAGGGCGTTAAAGAGAAGTTTGGCGTCTCGCCAGAGCAGATTATCGACTACCTGGCGCTGGTTGGGGACTCCGTTGACAACATTCCGGGAGTGCCAAAATGCGGCCCCAAAACCGCAGTTAAGTGGCTTACAGAGCATGGCACACTTGAAGGTGTAATGAATAATGCTGACACCGTTAAAGGGAAAATCGGCGAAAATCTTAGAAACAGCCTCGAACTTCTGCCACTGTCATACAAACTTGCGACTATTCATACCGACGTTGAGCTGGAACAAGGCCTTGAAGAGATAGAGCACAACAGTGTCGATAACGAAAAGCTGTTATCACTATTTAAAGAGTACGAGTTTAAAGGATGGGTCAGCCAGTTGGAGAACGGCGTCGACTCAGCACAATCAACCTCCGCACAATCAGCCTCCGGTGAACAGCCATCAGAGAGCGAACCTGCGGTTGCGACAGATTATGAAACTGTCCTCACGCAGTCCGCACTGGATAGCTGGCTCAAGAAGTTGTCTGAGGCCGAACTGTTTGCCTTTGATACCGAAACCACCAGCTTAAACTACATGAAAGCGCAGGTCGTGGGCGTATCATTCTCGGTGGTGCCGGGCGAGGCAGCCTACGTTCCGCTCGCTCACGACTATATGGGTGCCCCCGAGCAACTGAATCGTGACAGCGTGCTGGAAGCCCTGAAGCCGATACTTGAAGACAGCAACAAAGCCAAAGTAGGCCAAAACCTAAAGTACGATATGAATGTGCTGGCAAATCACGGCATAAGGCTACAAGGAATCGCAGAAGATACCATGCTGGAATCTTATGTGGTTAATTCTGTTTCAACCCGCCACGACATGGACAGCCTGGCGAAAAAGTATCTCGACCACAACACCATTCATTTTGAAGATATTGCAGGAAAAGGCGCCAAGCAGCTAACATTCAATGCGATTGAGATCGAAAAGGCCGCGCCTTATGCCGCAGAAGATGCCGATATTACCTTACGCCTGCATCACAAACTGGCCAAGGAACTGAACGAAACGCCCTCACTGCAACCCGTCTACCGAGATATCGAGCTGCCTTTGGTTTCTATCCTGTCTGATATCGAGCGCGATGGCGCACGGGTTGATGCTCATCTGCTCGGCTGCCAGAGCAAAGAGCTCGAGGAGCGGCTACTCCAGCTAGAGCGGGAGGCATTCGACCTCGCAGGTGAAGAGTTTAATTTAAGCTCACCCAAGCAACTGCAAACCATCTTTTTTGAGAAGCTTGAGTTACCTGTCATTAAAAAAACCCCCAAAGGGCAGCCATCAACAGCAGAGCCGGTGCTACAGGAGTTAGCTCTAGACTACCCTTTGCCAAAGGTTATTCTGGAGTATCGTGGCCTAAGCAAATTGAAATCGACTTATACGGATAAATTGCCACTACAGATCAACCCGTCAACGGGCCGAATTCACACCTCATATCATCAGGCCGTCACGGCAACGGGTAGGCTCTCATCATCAGACCCGAATTTGCAGAATATTCCTATTCGAACGGAAGAAGGCCGCAGGGTAAGACAAGCCTTTGTTGCTCCGGAAGGCTATAAGCTGGTCGCTGCAGATTACTCTCAAATAGAACTGAGAATCATGGCTCACCTGTCACAGGATGACGGTTTATTGAGCGCCTTTTCGAACGGCCTTGACGTGCATAAGGCAACCGCAGCAGAAGTCTTTGGCGTCACTACCGAAGCCGTCACTACAGATCAGCGACGAAGCGCCAAAGCCATTAACTTCGGGCTTATCTACGGCATGTCAGCTTTTGGTCTGGCGCGTCAAATCAAAGTTGACCGCAAAACAGCGCAGGGCTACATTGATCGTTATTTTGAACGCTACCCGGGTGTGCTTGATTATATGGATCGAGTACGCAAACAGGCTCATGATGACGAATATGTTGAAACTATTTTTGGCCGCCGCCTCTATTTGCCAGAGATCAACGCCAATAACAAAATGCGCCAGCAAGCCGCAGAGCGCACCGCCATAAACGCCCCCATGCAGGGTACTGCCGCAGACATCATCAAAAAGGCGATGATTAGCGTCTCGCAATGGCTGGCAGAAAGCAGTCTGGATGCCCGCATGATTATGCAAGTTCATGATGAATTGGTACTGGAAGTGCGGGAAGATCTGGTTAACGAAGTCACCGCAGGACTAAAAGAGAAAATGGAGTCTGCCGCAAACCTGGATGTTCCTCTGCTGGTAGAAACCGGTGTCGGCGATAACTGGGACGAAGCCCATTAA
- the proC gene encoding pyrroline-5-carboxylate reductase codes for MNTKPHIVFIGAGNMAGSIIGGLVANGYPAAQITASAPSQEHLDALSSQYNVATTKDNHQAVERADVVVLAVKPQILEAVCSDLQASLKDKAPLIISIAAGVETAHIEQWLGKPLPIVRCMPNTPALVSQGASGLYANEQVSIEQRALADEIFLAIGIVEWVQDEDQMHGITALSGSGPAYFFLMMEALEDAAVKAGIPRENARKLGIQTVLGAAEMAKQSDLEPAQLKRNVMSPGGTTERAIESFEKGGIRTLFDDAVGAAAHRSKELAELLGKN; via the coding sequence GTGAACACAAAACCGCATATCGTCTTTATCGGCGCTGGAAATATGGCTGGCAGCATCATTGGCGGCCTGGTTGCGAATGGTTACCCTGCCGCGCAGATTACAGCCAGCGCTCCGAGCCAGGAACACTTGGATGCCCTGTCGTCACAATACAATGTGGCAACGACGAAAGATAATCATCAGGCGGTAGAGCGTGCCGATGTGGTGGTTCTCGCTGTTAAACCACAAATACTGGAGGCTGTTTGCTCAGATCTTCAAGCCTCATTAAAAGACAAAGCGCCGCTCATTATTTCAATTGCAGCGGGTGTTGAAACCGCTCATATTGAGCAGTGGCTAGGCAAACCTCTGCCTATTGTTCGCTGTATGCCAAACACTCCGGCACTGGTCTCGCAAGGGGCATCCGGGCTATATGCAAACGAACAGGTCAGTATTGAGCAGCGCGCGCTGGCGGATGAAATATTTCTCGCAATCGGCATCGTTGAATGGGTTCAGGATGAAGATCAGATGCACGGGATTACCGCACTTTCTGGCAGTGGCCCAGCCTATTTCTTTCTGATGATGGAAGCGCTTGAAGATGCCGCCGTTAAAGCAGGTATACCACGAGAAAACGCCCGCAAGCTCGGCATTCAAACAGTTTTAGGCGCGGCAGAAATGGCGAAACAGAGCGACCTCGAGCCAGCCCAGCTGAAACGTAATGTAATGTCCCCCGGCGGCACCACAGAGCGGGCTATTGAAAGCTTCGAGAAAGGCGGTATTCGAACACTTTTCGATGATGCAGTCGGTGCAGCGGCTCACCGTTCAAAAGAACTGGCCGAGCTATTGGGCAAAAATTAA
- a CDS encoding homoserine kinase translates to MAVYTSVNRSELSDFLLQYSLGELVEFSEIGDGIENSNYFVTLAPQNEERVGRDAGNGQHQKWVLTLFENLKAQELPFFLQLMTWLAEKGFPVPAPCVRKDGTLNGTLRGKPSILVPCFNGRSLDNPAPAHCERVGKLIAEMHQALIHCPQQRSAPRNIDWMRSQASRLSGLIPQSDMKLLRSAIDHYGTMKPEMEQCPSGVIHADLFKDNVLFDGDEISGVIDFFHACNDSLLFDLAVAANDWAVDGKQQYDKLRLNALVTGYQSVRPWSDSECSLWPSFLHLAALRFWLSRLESRYMPGYQKVSTQGDKTKEPDELKRIILNLGLVATK, encoded by the coding sequence ATGGCCGTTTATACCTCCGTAAACAGGAGTGAGTTAAGCGACTTTCTACTTCAATATTCATTAGGGGAGCTGGTTGAGTTCTCTGAAATTGGAGACGGCATCGAAAACAGCAACTACTTTGTTACGCTCGCTCCCCAGAATGAAGAGCGTGTTGGGCGAGATGCGGGCAACGGGCAGCACCAGAAATGGGTGTTAACGCTATTTGAAAACCTTAAAGCGCAAGAACTCCCTTTCTTCTTGCAGCTGATGACTTGGTTGGCGGAGAAAGGTTTTCCGGTTCCGGCACCTTGCGTTAGAAAAGACGGCACCCTTAATGGAACGCTAAGAGGTAAACCTTCTATATTAGTGCCATGTTTTAATGGCCGTTCTCTCGATAACCCTGCGCCTGCTCACTGTGAGCGAGTCGGGAAACTGATAGCTGAAATGCATCAGGCACTTATTCACTGCCCTCAGCAGCGCAGCGCCCCAAGAAATATCGACTGGATGAGATCACAAGCTTCGCGTTTGTCCGGCCTTATACCGCAGTCAGACATGAAGCTGTTACGGTCAGCTATTGACCATTATGGGACAATGAAGCCGGAGATGGAGCAGTGTCCTTCCGGTGTCATTCATGCCGACTTATTTAAAGATAACGTGCTGTTTGACGGTGATGAAATTAGTGGTGTTATCGACTTTTTCCATGCCTGTAATGATTCTTTGTTGTTTGATTTGGCGGTGGCAGCCAATGACTGGGCCGTTGATGGCAAGCAGCAATATGATAAGTTGAGATTGAATGCGCTAGTGACTGGCTATCAGTCAGTAAGGCCGTGGAGTGATAGTGAGTGCTCACTATGGCCTAGCTTCCTGCACCTTGCCGCATTGCGGTTTTGGCTTTCAAGGCTGGAAAGCCGATACATGCCCGGTTATCAGAAAGTATCGACTCAGGGTGATAAAACTAAAGAGCCTGATGAGCTGAAACGTATTATTCTGAATTTAGGGCTTGTGGCTACCAAATGA
- a CDS encoding PilT/PilU family type 4a pilus ATPase has translation MDFDKLLKVMVEKGGSDLFITAGVPPSIKIHGKIVPVTKSSLTPEQTREIVLNTMSEKQQTEFMDNHECNFAISARGIGRFRVSAFYQRNLCGMVLRRIETNIPKVDDLGLPEIIKTLSMTKRGLIIFVGATGTGKSTSLASMIGHRNRNSQGHIISIEDPIEYIHQHQGCIVTQREVGIDTESFDVALKNTLRQAPDVIMIGEIRSKETMDYAVTFAETGHLCLATLHANNANQALDRIINFFPPEHHNQIWMDLSLNLKAIVAQQLIPTPDGKGRRAVIEVLINSPLCADMIRKSEVHKLKELMTKSRDIGMQTFDQALYDLYSAGEITYEDALAYADSANDLRLMIKLGADSGGDKLSSSLDGLSISDDI, from the coding sequence ATGGACTTCGATAAACTGTTAAAAGTGATGGTTGAGAAAGGTGGATCGGATCTTTTTATTACCGCTGGGGTTCCGCCAAGTATCAAGATTCACGGCAAGATCGTACCGGTGACTAAATCCTCCTTAACGCCTGAGCAAACTCGCGAAATCGTGTTGAACACGATGAGTGAGAAGCAGCAGACTGAGTTTATGGATAACCATGAGTGCAATTTTGCGATCAGTGCGCGTGGTATCGGACGATTTCGGGTCAGCGCATTCTATCAGCGTAACCTCTGCGGCATGGTGCTGCGTCGTATTGAGACCAATATACCTAAGGTTGACGACCTGGGCTTGCCGGAAATCATTAAAACCCTGTCAATGACCAAGCGCGGGCTCATTATTTTCGTGGGGGCAACAGGTACAGGTAAGTCTACCTCTCTCGCGTCGATGATTGGTCATCGCAACCGCAATAGTCAGGGGCATATTATTTCGATTGAGGACCCGATTGAGTACATTCATCAGCATCAGGGGTGTATTGTAACTCAGCGCGAAGTGGGGATTGATACCGAAAGCTTTGATGTTGCCCTGAAAAATACGCTACGTCAGGCGCCCGACGTCATTATGATTGGTGAGATCCGCTCGAAGGAGACCATGGATTATGCTGTGACGTTCGCAGAAACGGGCCACCTCTGCTTAGCAACCTTGCACGCAAACAACGCGAACCAGGCGCTTGATAGAATTATCAACTTCTTCCCGCCGGAGCACCACAACCAGATATGGATGGATCTCTCGCTGAACCTTAAAGCGATTGTTGCTCAACAGTTGATCCCAACCCCTGATGGTAAGGGCAGAAGGGCGGTCATCGAGGTGCTGATTAACTCGCCGCTCTGCGCTGATATGATTCGCAAGTCAGAAGTGCATAAACTCAAGGAGTTGATGACGAAGTCGCGGGATATTGGTATGCAAACCTTTGATCAGGCATTGTATGACCTCTACTCAGCGGGTGAAATCACCTACGAGGATGCATTGGCCTATGCGGATTCGGCTAACGACTTGAGACTGATGATCAAGCTTGGTGCAGATTCTGGAGGGGACAAGCTCTCATCTTCGCTTGATGGCCTCTCGATCAGCGATGATATTTAG
- a CDS encoding YggT family protein has translation MDSLLSEIGLMFINLFFGLYLLVILLRFLFQLVRADFYNPISQFILKATNPLLMPIRRVVPGIGGVDTSSLLLALAVQMLGALLAILISGGAIDPIKLVIWSVLLILNLFLQIYFFSLIIMVIVSWIAPQSHNPAIILIHQLLAPVTNPIRKMLPDMGGIDISPIFVFFIIMILKKVLLSFMQATYLPLALAMFI, from the coding sequence ATGGATTCTCTTTTGTCTGAGATTGGCCTGATGTTCATTAACCTGTTTTTTGGCCTCTATCTATTAGTCATTCTGTTGCGCTTCCTCTTTCAACTGGTTCGTGCAGACTTTTATAACCCCATTTCTCAATTCATCCTGAAGGCAACCAACCCTTTGCTTATGCCTATCAGGCGGGTTGTTCCCGGTATCGGGGGCGTCGATACCTCAAGCCTTCTATTGGCACTCGCTGTTCAGATGCTTGGTGCGTTGCTGGCAATACTGATCAGTGGCGGAGCCATTGACCCAATCAAACTGGTGATATGGTCTGTGCTTCTGATTCTTAACCTTTTCCTTCAGATTTACTTTTTCAGCCTCATTATCATGGTCATCGTTAGCTGGATAGCACCACAAAGTCACAACCCGGCTATTATTCTGATTCATCAGCTACTGGCCCCTGTCACCAACCCTATCCGGAAAATGTTGCCAGATATGGGCGGGATTGATATCTCTCCAATATTTGTATTTTTTATCATCATGATACTGAAAAAAGTTCTGCTCTCATTTATGCAGGCGACATACCTGCCTCTGGCATTGGCGATGTTTATCTAA
- a CDS encoding type IV pilus twitching motility protein PilT — MDITELLAFSAKQGASDLHLSSGLPPMIRVDGDVRRINLPPMEHKEVHALIYDIMNDKQRKDFEEFLETDFSFEVPGVARFRVNAFNQNRGAGAVFRTIPSKVLTMEDLGMGQVFKDVAAVPRGLVLVTGPTGSGKSTTLAAMIDFINDNRYDHILTIEDPIEFVHESKKCLVNQREVHRDTLGFNEALRSALREDPDIILVGELRDLETIRLALTAAETGHLVFGTLHTTSAAKTIDRVVDVFPANEKAMVRSMLSESLQAVISQTLMKKVGGGRVAAHEIMIGTPAIRNLIREDKVAQMYSAIQTGAQLGMQTLDQCLTNLLQKGLITREAAREKAKMPENF, encoded by the coding sequence ATGGATATTACGGAACTATTAGCGTTTTCTGCCAAGCAAGGGGCTTCTGATTTACACCTGTCATCAGGCTTGCCTCCAATGATTCGTGTTGATGGCGATGTTCGGCGCATCAACTTACCGCCCATGGAACATAAAGAAGTGCACGCACTGATTTATGACATCATGAACGATAAGCAACGAAAAGATTTTGAAGAGTTTTTAGAAACCGATTTCTCGTTCGAAGTGCCCGGGGTTGCCCGATTCCGTGTTAACGCGTTTAACCAGAACCGAGGTGCAGGCGCTGTATTTCGTACCATCCCGTCCAAGGTGTTGACGATGGAAGACCTGGGCATGGGGCAGGTGTTTAAAGATGTGGCTGCTGTACCACGAGGGTTGGTGCTGGTGACGGGGCCGACAGGGTCAGGTAAATCAACAACTCTGGCGGCAATGATCGACTTTATCAACGACAACCGCTACGACCACATCCTGACAATTGAAGATCCGATAGAATTTGTGCACGAAAGTAAAAAGTGTCTCGTTAACCAACGGGAAGTGCACCGGGATACTCTCGGGTTTAACGAAGCGTTACGATCGGCACTGCGTGAAGATCCAGATATTATTCTGGTTGGTGAGCTTCGAGACCTTGAGACTATCCGGCTGGCGCTTACTGCCGCAGAAACCGGTCACTTGGTTTTTGGCACCTTGCACACCACATCTGCTGCCAAGACCATAGACCGGGTTGTGGATGTATTCCCCGCCAACGAGAAGGCGATGGTTCGATCAATGCTCTCCGAGTCGCTACAAGCGGTTATCTCGCAGACGTTGATGAAGAAAGTAGGCGGTGGCCGAGTTGCTGCTCATGAGATTATGATCGGTACGCCCGCCATCAGAAACCTGATTCGTGAAGATAAAGTGGCGCAGATGTACTCCGCGATTCAAACTGGCGCTCAGCTCGGTATGCAGACGTTGGATCAGTGCCTGACTAATCTGTTGCAGAAGGGCCTTATTACCCGTGAGGCCGCTCGTGAAAAAGCTAAAATGCCAGAGAATTTCTAA
- a CDS encoding dynamin family protein encodes MSTGSLSHQVEAYYGWKKNLIRELARYQDWLQSNELYSDDIASRLQRGIKLLKEDELTLAFVGEYSRGKTELINALFFSEFGQRMLPSQAGRTTMCPTEIFYDRASGKNYLTLLPIETRKEESTLAQLDKQPERWTTIELDISSPETMKSSLDEVAKTHSVSIEEAKSLGFHEDMLDHDPNNRNMVIIPAWRHAKISMQNPLLERGLRILDTPGLNALGSEPELTISMIPSAHAVIFLLSADTGVTASDLTIWQDYITTDNADHSAGRFAVLNKIDVLWDDLQGEEYVQQSIKKVQEYTADHLSMAVEDVLPLSAKQALIGKVKGDQALYEKSALPQLETLISERILAEKERLITKTLLNDILGMLQNSQAILSARMQSLSEQLEEYQDKGVSKELMKDLTEKTQKDYDFYYKKLITLRSSRRLMKSQGEILQSLISEERLEEQIRNTRERMKDSWTTIGMNREMGKLFDFIDHDLNNLASEARLAEKMVLSIYKRYTEDTRAQHLHPKPFSTAKHVRALRELKSKADSFRRDPRNIMTEQTLLIKRFFDTLVGEARLIHNRILHESTTWPDEALLPIMQYTLEQKQLLEHQIRRIKALSRSNKDAKAQREQLKAMINDNQKQLMIAESIQRHFRKPAPVQLQQKVVNIAGLAG; translated from the coding sequence ATGAGTACAGGCAGCCTTTCACATCAGGTAGAAGCCTATTATGGTTGGAAGAAAAACTTAATCCGCGAGCTAGCCAGATATCAAGACTGGCTACAGAGCAATGAACTCTATTCAGATGACATCGCCAGTCGTCTGCAGCGAGGCATTAAACTCCTTAAGGAAGATGAGCTGACGCTTGCCTTTGTAGGTGAGTACTCCCGAGGAAAGACGGAGCTGATCAATGCACTCTTTTTCTCTGAATTTGGTCAAAGAATGCTGCCCTCCCAGGCTGGACGCACAACCATGTGCCCAACTGAAATTTTTTACGACCGAGCCAGCGGAAAGAATTATCTTACTTTACTGCCAATCGAAACCCGAAAGGAAGAGTCAACACTCGCTCAACTAGACAAACAGCCAGAGCGGTGGACCACCATTGAGCTGGATATCTCTTCACCTGAGACCATGAAAAGCAGCCTTGATGAAGTCGCTAAAACCCATAGCGTCAGTATTGAAGAAGCCAAAAGCCTCGGATTTCATGAAGACATGCTTGATCATGACCCCAACAACAGGAATATGGTAATCATCCCGGCTTGGCGACACGCCAAAATCAGCATGCAAAACCCATTGTTGGAGCGCGGCTTGAGAATACTGGACACCCCAGGTCTCAACGCACTCGGGTCAGAGCCTGAACTAACAATCAGCATGATCCCCAGCGCCCATGCGGTGATTTTCCTACTCAGCGCTGATACCGGTGTCACCGCCAGTGACCTGACCATCTGGCAAGATTACATAACCACTGATAACGCAGACCACAGTGCCGGGCGGTTCGCCGTTCTTAACAAAATCGATGTATTGTGGGATGACCTTCAAGGCGAAGAGTACGTTCAGCAGTCAATTAAGAAGGTTCAAGAATACACCGCAGACCACCTCAGCATGGCCGTTGAGGATGTTCTTCCCCTTTCTGCAAAGCAGGCGTTGATTGGCAAGGTGAAAGGAGATCAAGCCCTCTACGAGAAAAGTGCACTGCCACAACTCGAAACCTTAATCAGCGAACGCATCCTGGCGGAAAAAGAGCGACTGATTACCAAAACGTTGCTCAATGACATTCTGGGTATGCTACAGAATAGCCAGGCCATACTCTCTGCCCGTATGCAGTCACTGTCAGAGCAACTGGAAGAGTACCAGGATAAAGGTGTCAGCAAAGAGCTGATGAAAGACCTGACCGAAAAAACCCAGAAAGATTACGACTTCTACTACAAAAAGCTCATCACACTTCGCTCCAGTCGGCGTCTAATGAAGTCGCAAGGTGAGATACTGCAGAGCCTGATATCGGAAGAGCGGCTTGAAGAGCAGATTCGCAACACCCGTGAACGGATGAAAGATAGCTGGACCACCATTGGTATGAACCGGGAAATGGGTAAGCTATTCGACTTTATAGACCATGACCTCAACAATCTGGCCAGCGAAGCACGACTTGCGGAAAAAATGGTGTTGTCGATTTACAAACGGTATACCGAAGACACCCGAGCGCAGCACCTGCACCCCAAGCCGTTTTCTACCGCAAAACACGTACGCGCATTGCGAGAGCTTAAGAGTAAAGCCGACAGTTTCCGCCGCGACCCGCGCAATATCATGACAGAGCAAACGTTATTGATTAAACGCTTCTTCGACACGCTAGTGGGCGAAGCGAGACTTATTCATAACCGGATTTTGCATGAGTCCACCACCTGGCCTGATGAAGCACTGCTACCGATCATGCAATACACACTGGAACAGAAACAATTGCTTGAGCACCAAATCAGGCGCATCAAGGCTCTCTCTCGCAGTAATAAAGATGCCAAGGCTCAACGCGAGCAGCTGAAAGCGATGATCAACGACAACCAGAAACAGCTGATGATTGCAGAAAGTATTCAGCGCCATTTCCGTAAGCCTGCCCCGGTTCAGCTACAGCAGAAGGTAGTCAATATTGCAGGGCTAGCAGGCTAG
- a CDS encoding DUF2782 domain-containing protein, protein MKKVIFTLFFVFQLLFGTMFSVGAFAEQPEASDPNEPKITIRSGEDKTFYEYRVNGILKEIKVVPKVGPTYYLVADDGGGWIREEKSQLLVPSWVIFRW, encoded by the coding sequence ATGAAGAAAGTGATATTCACCCTGTTTTTTGTTTTTCAATTATTGTTTGGCACAATGTTCTCTGTTGGCGCGTTCGCTGAGCAGCCTGAGGCCTCAGATCCGAATGAGCCAAAAATCACCATTCGAAGCGGTGAAGATAAAACATTCTATGAGTACCGAGTGAACGGCATTCTGAAAGAGATCAAAGTAGTGCCTAAAGTCGGGCCAACCTATTACCTGGTTGCTGATGATGGCGGCGGCTGGATTCGCGAAGAGAAGTCTCAGTTATTGGTTCCGAGCTGGGTTATCTTTCGCTGGTAG